AGACGCGAAAATCTCAAGCTGTCATCtacctcgtgtgtgtgtgtgtgtgtgtgtgtgtgtgtgtgtgtgtgtgtgtgtgtgtgtgtgtgtgcgtgtgtgtgtgtgtgttttacacaATGATGATGTAATGGAGCTGGAAATGAGAGTGACTAAACCTCTTCAGTGTCAGCAGGAGACAGTGTTTACAGATACCGGCGCCTCCTACAGGACGCTGTGGTCCTTACGTTTGAGGGGAGGGGCTTTAAGAGGGGTCGTAAAAGCTCAaggggttcatcctctggggagcgCATCGAAGCAGTGTGCCGTAACTTAAAGTCAGGGGTGTTGTGAGAGACAGATTGAGGTGTAAATGATCAAAATGCAGCAATAGCGAGTTAGAAACCTTCACTTTAAGGATAAGCTTCAGAGACCGTAGGAACTACATTTCCAATCAtacaacactgttttttttgtctgcacCGTTACAAACCTTAACTAAACTGCATCCTcccgggttcatcctctggggagtGCATTAAAGCAGTATTCcctgtcatttgtttttttcagcagaAGAAAAGGACACATCctcattttgaggtactttaagGCCAAGCTACAAAGACATTGgagactacatttcccataatgcaacacagTTTGTATCATCCCCTACTGCCTACAGGTGTCCTCTTCTTACCCCGAGGGAAGAGCCGTAAGAGGGGTCATGTGGTCGTGGAAATGGTAGAAACCTTTACCTTTAGGTACTTTAAGGTCAAGCTTGAAAGACCCAAGAAACTACATTACCTATAATGCAACATTGGTGTCTTTTCTTAGAGCCTTGCTGCCCCATTTCCAACCTTCACTACACTAAAACCTTCAGGGATCATCCTCTGGGGAGTGCATTAACGAGGGACTCCCTGTCATTCTGTTTTGTGACAAGATTTAACGGTTTATAAGCAAAATAAGAGCAGCAGAAGAGTGAGATGTTCTCACTTTAAGGTTCTGTGAGGGCAAGCTGCAAAGAGATTAGAGACTtaatttcccataatgcaacagcTGTGTCTTTTCTTGCCCAATTTCAAACCTTCACTACACTAAAACCTTcagggttcatcctctgggtgGTGCATTCCATGTCATTCTGTTTTTTGAGGAGGTTTAACAAGTAAatgagcaaaacataaacaggcTTTAAGTTTCTGTACGGGCAAGTGGGAAGAGATAAGAGACtacacttcccataatgcaactcagTGGTGTTTTTTCTCAGGCCTGGCCCATTTCGAACTTGCCCTCCAGAGACACTTCTCAGGCTTGCAGTTAATTCACCTCCAAGACGTCTTAGGTTGTGTCCGAaatcactcactcattcactacTCCCTATAtagtgagttctatacagtggaCTATACAGTGGACTCATGGGTTAAATGAAAAGCCGTTTCGGACACTACTTCGCTGCGCAGTTAAAAACGTCATTACTGTGGCACAATGAAAACGTGCCAATTCAATGTAGTTTTTTCAAGATAGATGATAGATTAATTATTTCTTGTGATGAATTCATATTATACAGTGCGTATTTTCCTCAGACCAACACAGAAAGCATCTTGTGTCTGCTGCAACTTTCAGTTTTTACTCAAGACTGAATGCTTTCCTTTTTCGTTGACTTTAAGTTATATTTAATACAGATGTTTGATCAGTTCCTCGCGCCGCGCTGTAGGCCTGCGTTTTATTCCGTTTCTTTGCTTCTTTTCGATTCTTGTACTTGAATCTGTTTGTAATGCGTCTCCTCCTCCGTAAATCCAACCCCAACACGCGCGACGGATTATTAATTTCGCGCCATAGCTTTATAAAAAACTGTCACGTGCGACGCTGCTCCTCTCACTCCGCCATGGTTCGTGCTTCGCGACTGCAATGCATGATGGGATACATTGCTTGGTAGTGACCATGGTTGCCCACTACATTTCACGGTGCATTTTGGGAAACAGTGAGTGCGCTATATAGTGAATATCAACACTCACTCAACATTCGGACACCACTACAAAATGTCGTACTCACTATATAGTGCACTAATGCGTTtctcaataccaagaatgcaaagaacgGACTTGTGTACTCGGGGAGAACGTTCTTGCGAGTTGTTCTTGGGagaatgaacttgcaagttgacgagcacacagagctgttggcggtttgagacgatgcgtacttgctggtattgcgcaatacacaattgtggagcttctcaCCTCCGAAAACGtttaagcagattttgaattcgccatcgattttcgtaaaactgctaatatttgaaatctaaacccttgatttctcgcctcaaagtgaatttgtagtgatgaaatagcatacgcaaatagtaaaaacgtaccgttgttcaatggcgtcgagtaattttcccgctcctcgcttgaatgccgaaatgaatgctgggatatattcgctgccgagttaacacaagttagcatccttggtaaaatgggcgtgtcgagaacatttccgggaatacatccgggaactttatccgttcttggtgaaagcgaacttgggtttgggacagtacttgggCGGCAAGAGACGACGAGCACACGAGTACAGACAAGAACGCATATTGAGAAAGGTGAGTAGGGAGTGATTTCGGACACAGGATTGTCTTTGTTTGAACGGAAGTGGCAGGAAATCAACAAACACTAAAGGTTGCTCATCAAGATCCAGCGGCGTTAAACAAACCGTGAACCCTTCTTCAAAGTCTGTCCATAGTCTGcatccctttcctttcccttttaaCGTTCTTCTTCTACCAGAAGCTATGAGTTCCAGTGCTCAACGTGTTCTCTTTGCATAATGCTGTGAATATTACTCGTTGTGGCTTTTTACCAGGTCTTGTAGGTCTTGGGGTTTCTTGCAGCACAGTGATTGGTGCATCCGAGGACACGCCCCCTGAAGCTGCACCGCGTCATGATTGGATGCTGCAGCCGACCCACCGCTTTGAGTGGCTGCAGAGAGTCTTCTGAAGGGGAAAGAAGAACGAAAACTTtgctttaaaagaagaaatccGTCCCCACGTCTTTTCTGACAAATTTTCCTTAACTTCTATGAAAAATGTCAGGGGGTTAAGGAAAAATGTGAAGGACAGTTCATCAGGTAAAGGCCCTCGATACCTTAGGGAACCTATAGAAGTAAATAAAGCAGTACATTGAAGGTCGTTGGACCACGTGCAGCAGTCATCGGATGATATCGAGGGAGATGTTAttactttctctctcactttaACCTTCCTTTTCTCCACCTGCTCTTTAGAGGAAATTTTCCTCGTGAAACTGAACCTCGCAATTTGCAAAAGACGTCAGACCTAAATATAGACGAGTAGAAAAAAAGCGAAATCAAAAAGGAGTCACATCAGGAACTGGATCTGCAAACGGAGAACTTTGTTCCTGACAGTAATGTCATGCTGATGAATTTCACTTTCTATTTTTACTGCACTGATTTTATTTCGTCTGTAAGACAAACCCCAGTGTTGTTGCTCTGAGAGGAACCAGATGCTGATTTAAGGTTCAGCATTTCAACATCATCTTCTTTTTAGAgctttatattattaaaaaagctGAGAGGACAGATGGTTATAAAAATGACTGCAGGATGTAAGAgaataaaacaagacagaacACATCAATCAGTGAGGACATGCAGAATAAAGGTTCAGAAGTAAACAGCacaaatgactgtgtgtgtgtgtgtgtgtgtgtgtgtgtgtgtgtgtgtgtgtgtgtgtgtgtgtgtgtgtgtgtgtgtgtgtgtgtgtgtgtgtgtgtgtctccctctgcTGGCCGTTCAGTGGTTAAGCCCTGTTTACTGTATATAATCCTGCCTCCTACAGAAACAGTCAGGGTCCCGTTTTTATTTGTCgtatataatgaaaaaaacacaacgaaACAACTTGGTTAGCTTTGGTCAAAGATGGTTTGGCTTAAATCAAGTACGTGTCTTTACGTTATTTAAGTTATGGACATAAATTAATATCAACAAACTTTCTGGGGACTTTTGGGCGACACCATTGATCGTAAATGCCTACTTCTGGCCTAATTTActacctcagtaaacattttcctgatgttCTCAATTCCTTGTAAGCTCAAGATGTCAAAAGGAAATCTgttgaaatgtaaatacagaaGTGTCTTGAACTTGGGCCGACTCCACTGGTTGCAATGGAAGTCAGATTTAATAGAAGTCTACGAGAAAATTAACCCCCTTTTCCTTTAACTTATCACCTCAGTATTCATCGTCCTGTTACAGTTGTGTTCTCAAGCTCTAGTTTTAAGTCTTCTTAATTGTGGTCCAATTAGTGAAATAGATGATAAAGCAGGGTTCGCTTTAGGGcggggctaccttgtgattgagaggctgtccttgtttttgtcttaCATCTTAAActcttttaaagtgtgttttcacttcTTGAAAGTTCATTCTAACATTTTGGTTTCctataaacaaaacagcagagCTTTCCCTTTTGTCATTAGGTTAACCGTATagttaaagtgtgtgttacagtgtgtgtgacggtgtgtgtgtatccataATGTCCAACAGGACTGCTCTTGTAGTTGTAAACAAACCCTCATGGTAACCATCTGATTGGTCAGCGAGCTAATTGACTGTTAATTGGTTCTTCATAATCAGTAACACACTGAAGAGACAATTAAAGTCGATGTCGTGGGCggctggaggagtgtgtgtgtgtgtgtgtgtgtgtgtgtgtgtgtgtgtgtgtgtgtgtgtgtgtgtgtgtgtgtgtgtgtgtgagtgtttcagtaATATATTcaggtctttgtttttgaaaaggctGTTCAGGCAACAAGTAGAGCAACACGGGCAGAGCTGAGAGGTTATTATTAGACCTTCTGTCCTCTAACGAAAGCTAACAGTTTTATTACGTTAAGGATTATTTGTTCACGTGTTGAAGGTTTAACTTCTTCTAGGATGTTAAACATCGAAGTCAAGGTGACTGCAGGAACACTTGTGTATTTTATCACaggtaaaataaacaatccAATTTAGGAACTTCATTTCTGACATCAATAATCTGAATCAGcttttacaatattttcatttcaaggCCAATAACTGGTGCAAGTGTCTTCATTTCCACCGATTTAATTTCACCTTTTATTAACCTCGATTTCTTAGTCTCAGGCTCAGTcagtctgttcggggacttggactggttcaagtccctgaacagacttaAGATATGGAGTGAGGACTGCTatttggagaggtcccagttcacctcctgggtcctgccgaggtgcccttgagcaaggcaccagacataGAGTAACTAATAACACAGATATAAAGGAGTTCAAAGTGAGGATCTGACCTGTGAGTGTTTGAGCCGGAGACTCCCCCTGTGGCGTCACCGTCACCACGACCATCTTCCTGTCCAGAGCGGTGCAGAAGGAGCCCATCGTCATCAGAAACCCcccgaggaggaggaagaagaggaggaggaggagcaggaggaggacggAGGTTCCGGACAGACGGAGGAGGCTTTCTGTTTCTTCACATGTTGGAGAGACATCTTCCTCCTGCTGTTCCTCTCATCCACATGCTGCTCTGCTCAGCACCCTCTGAGTGTCCCCTCTCTTCAGACTCTGAGTGTTTACAGCGCGATGAAGAGGAGGGTCAGCGTGTTCGGAGGAGGCAAGGGCCACGCATCAGGTGGATGGAAGGGGGAGATTTGATTGATGTGCATCACTAGATTATTGTTGTTATAATGAGAGTAGAAATGCTGAAAATACAGTCAAGAATTagcaaaatgttaaaagtaaaGAGTCAAAAAGTTTAGACAAACgaggaaaaaacaaatctttacaaaaagttgaaatgagaaaaaaaaggtctaTTCTTTTTAATGAGTCaaaacaattcagaaaaaagtgaaaaatgttcaaagttCCATAGTATGCTTTTTGGGGtcctctctttcctgtagtgtgttatttatgtctgtgtgtcataggtctgcaaaggctaaaatccttctAACCAACAGCAGCACGACCCGCTCTGTAAAGCCGACCGAACAGAGGAGCCATGGCGAGGAGACGCTGCCACTTTCGCTGCGAACCAATCCTTTCTTTGTTTCCATACCtcaggaagaagatgtgaagaacaagtggcttttatttttaccactgtTCCCCCGGAGCAGAAACCCAAATGAAGGTTGTGTTCTCCACATTTCAGTGAATTGTGGAGgtgttgtgggagttgagccaCAAGCACACTGCTAGCCTCGGCAAAGCAGGaagctaacgctatcaacgcTCCGCTACCgagctttcaggctgtatgcacaCTGACTGtacctgaactgtgcagaaatacagaGATGGTTTTTCATCAACAGGGTAACCTCTGAAGCCCAGACACAGCTacctgtaagaaacagcgtctcagggtctgctaacatttaacaacctattaatgtggcatacccactgaACGGGAGGagactcagctaccagaccataaccatttttaccaacaCGAAACacaattccaacaccaagcgtctacATCAGCACTGAACGACAACaagctaacgctacatagcacaGAGTGAGCTACGGcgattttttttacttcatgctatctgcacaatCATATCATGCCTGAGATTCCACTGATCCATTGGTATACGTCTCATCACTGTACGACCAAACctcactgaactagcagacAAGAAAGAGCAGGAGAGCAGCTTCCCTtcacagagccatagctatGAGCAGTCTTTCTGTTTgagatcaaaagttgtgttcaaggtcataaaaactctgctgaaggtcaacgtctctgctgaaggtcaacgtctctgctgtaggtcaacgtctctgctgaaggtcaacgtaAGTCTCTGCTGTAGGTCAgcgtctctgctgaaggtaaACGTCTCTGCTgtaggtcaacgtctctgctgaaggtcaacgtctctgctgaaggtcaacgtctgtctctgctgtaggtcaacgtctctgctgaaggttaacgtctctgctgaaggtcaacgtaAGTCTCTGCTGTAGGTCAgcgtctctgctgaaggtaaACGTCTCTGCTgtaggtcaacgtctctgctgaaggtcaacgcTCTGCTGTAGGTCAACGTCTGTCTCTGCTgtaggtcaacgtctctgctgaaggtcaacgtaAGTCTCTGCTGTAGGTCAgcgtctctgctgaaggtaaACGTCTCTGCTgtaggtcaacgtctctgctgaaggtcaacgtctctgctgaaggtcaacgtctgtctctgctgtaggtcaacgtctctgctgaaggtcaacatctctgctgaaggtcaacgtctgtctctgctgtaggtcaacgtctctgctgaaggtcaacatctctgctgaaggtcaacgtctgtctctgctgtaggtcaacgtctctgctgaaggtcaacatctctgctgaaggtcaacgtctgtctctgctgtaggtcaacgtctctgctgaaggttaacgtctctgctgaaggtcaacgtctgtctctgctgaaggtcaacgtctctgctgtaGATCAACatctgctgaaggtcaacgtctctgctgaaggtcaacgcCTGTCTCTGCTgtaggtcaacgtctctgctgaaggtcaacgtctctgctgaaggtcaacgtctgtCTCTGCTGTAGGTCAACGTCTGTCTCTGCTGTAGGTCAACGTCTGTCTCTGCTgtaggtcaacgtctctgctgaaggtcaacgtctctgctaaaggtcaacgtctctgctgaaggtcaacgtctctgctaaagGTCAACGTCtttgctgaaggtcaacgtctctgctaaagGTCAACGTCtttgctgaaggtcaacgtctgtctctgctgaaggtcaacgtctctgctaaaggtcaacgtctctgctaaaggtcaacgtctctgctgaaggtcaacgtctctgctaaagGTCAACGTCtttgctgaaggtcaacgtctgtctctgctgaaggtcaacgtctctgctaaagGTCAACGTccctgctgaaggtcaacgtctctgctaaagGTCAACGTCtttgctgaaggtcaacgtctgtctctgctgaaggtcaacgtctgtctctgctgaaggtcaacgtctctgctgaaggtcaacgtctctgctgaaggtcaacgtctctgctgaaggtcaacgtctttgctgaaggtcaacgtctctgctgaaggtcaacgtctttgctgaaggtcaacgtctttgctgaaggtcaacgtctgtctctgctgaaggtcaacgtctgtctctgctgaaggtcaacgtctctgctgaaggtcaacgtctttgctgaaggtcaacgtctgtctctgctgaaggtcaacgtctgtctctgctgaaggtcaacgtctctgctgaaggtcaacgtctctgctgaaggtcaacgtctctgctgaaggtcaacgtctttgctgaaggtcaacgtctttgctgaaggtcaacgtctttgctgaaggtcaacgtctctgtgTCACTGTGAGATGATGACTGATATTCCATCAGTATTTATTcgtaataaactggtacggcaCAACAAGCAATGCCATTTCAGTTTctttcaggggcgggacatttgacaaatctctaagcggttgaccaatcacagcagagtcgccagctaaccaatcagagcagaatgcgcttttgcaaaggtgggggcatgggctcttcagcGTTTCAGACgagtgaaaagtggtcatttatgcaCAGACAGTGTGAGGGAAAAAAAGCGCTTTTccaacattgaagcatgtaaacatgtcctaGTGGAGAAACAAACCCCATATTTGGACCTGAAACGCAGCagaataggggacctttaagtaaaGCAGTGAAAAATGTTAAGTGTTTCGTGCCgtgttgtttgtatttgtttctctccccctctgattgtctccctgcaggtgcGGCATCTCCCTCAGGTGCTCCCAATCTGCAATCAAGGCCTGCATAAAGGCCTGAGGAAGGCCTcagcctccctctctttcccctcctgTGACCTGCATGGACGGCAGTGGCAGTCGGTGCAGCAGCGTGACTTTTCTCTTTCGTTTGATAGAAAGTTGTTTTGATTTATCTAGTTTGCTCTATATCAGTGTTGAGTAATCAAAGTCTCCCAATGTTTGCAatcagtttcctctctttttttctcccggTATTTTATCTGTTGTTACTTCCCTTGTACCCCGTAGTTTTTAAGGGAACATCACattaagaaaaaagtcaaaattttgGGGAAAGATGTCTTCATATTGTATATCGAAAATGGTGATATTTGTGTGGAACTGTTATGCAGACTGCTGCAGATGGATAGAAAATGTGTGGTACGTTGATGTTcatcaatacaaacacaatagGCTTCAACCAAAGGTTTCTCTCTGAAAATGCATTGTTTGGGTTAAGAAGGAGAAATGATGATATTATCATATCaataaaactttatttgttGGGTCAAATACAAAGGAATGAGGTTTAATTCTAATTAAACTAAACACTAGAATAGTTgacagaacaaaacacaaagtagacattataaatattaacacgcaaacaacacaacaatgtgTCTTCAAACCACACCGCAGAAAATAAAGATGGgttccatttttgatgaaatgaCAACCAGcatcttgtgtttgtgttgttttttaacctcACATTGTGATGTCATCTGCTCTGATTATTCTGGATCAGTAAACCAGAGCCTGAGAGgaaaccccacccacccccccgaTCATCCCCTCAGTGTTTGGACCCGTTGACCGGCGGCGTTTTGAAGCCCCTCAGTTGCTCCAGGAAGCCGGGGTTCGGAGAGGAAACCGGTCGGGCCGATTTGACCAATGAGAGAGCGGCGTCAAACGACTGGCCGTCACATGACATCAGGTAGCCAATCACCACTGCCGGGGCCCGGGACACGCCGGCGTTGCAGTGGACCAACACCACGCCCTTCTGAGGGAGGAGCAGAAAGAGAGGCGGATATTAAAGCAGCGACAACTGACTTAACtacaagaaaaaggaaacatacGGATAAAACATGTCGTCATCTTTCAGTACACTGCTTAGTtgtttctgattggtcaatttggaaatTCAAAAGGTTGTCAagagaccgttgctaaggagaatagaccgttgctaagggactatgtgcagtcatatcaatccacagaaagaCCGGTCCATCTCACATATCACTCTTTAACCACTTCCCTTTAAAGAATGAATACAAGTTATTTGCTCAGGTAGTAGTAGTAACTGTAATGGATTGCTTCTAATTGGTATTATTTTTCACCCTCTTTGCGCTGTTTTCGTTAtcctatatataaatatatatatttcagaaagGCCTTTGGAAAGATTTTCCTGATTGTGTGTTTTAGAATAAGTAGACAGTTTTaagtcacacttacacactcagAGGCTCAGTCATAGACAGTTTGAGTCTTTATAAGAAACTGTCGCTAACCAGCAGCATGTGCAGTTTATGTCGCAGGAAGGCATAAGAATGAATCATGAGAGAGATGATCCTTGTTTGTGGAACCAAACCGAGTATTGAATAGCAGCCTGTAAATGTCTCAATGAACGTGATCTGCAGAGACGCTCTCTGAACGTTAGAGGTCTCCACAGACGAGCTGAGCTTCACCACCACACGCTCTGACACTGATGGTGGGTTTAGTGAATGGatgacttgtttgtttgtgtccatTAGCGTCTCCATTACAGCCGCCCTGTTGCCTCTCACAGACAGCTGTGCACCAGTTTTCAGTCCGCTGATCAACATCTATAAATCAGTTTACATATAGACAGAGAGGACGGATAAGAAAGAGCAACATGTGAATCAAAACCCAAAACCAAATGACACAAAAACTGCGTAGGaaccaaaactaaaacaaattaGTTGTTATGTTACAAATTGTGTTATAGTAGCCCAAAAACCTGAATAATTGCTCAGTGAACTTGTTGACTTTAAAGCTCGTAAACTCCGATATTACCACGGCATGTCGGGTAAGATCGCCAGAATGTCTTTAAGGTGCATCagtaagacattttttacaacACCTGTTGCGCACGTACACCAGTCACACGATGCTGTGGTTATAATGGTGGGTCATTACCAGCCAGATGGCCTGCTGGGTAATTTGACActgcatttcaaagtaaaagcatcaGTTTGATTATCACGGCTGGAGttaccgcacacacacactgaaacatatcataatgaacacacacacttcctgtcatcATACACCCCTAATGAattaccctgtgtgtgtgtgtgtgtgtgtgtgtgtgtgtgtgtgtgtgtgtgtgtgtgtgtgtgtgtgtgtgtgtgtgtgtgtgtgtgtgtgtgtgtgtgtgtgtgtgtgtgtgtgtgtgtgtgtgtggtgtcatGTTAAGGTGAGCCGTTGGCCTCTCCGCTAAAAGCTTGTATGACACTGAGATCTGAtctgtttaataaaacatgaacaaaactAAGCATCTATTATtcagagcaggagagaggagatgtCCAACACGTGTCACATGTTGACCCTCGTTTTTAAGACACTTAAATCGACCTCCTTAATCCCATAATCCCTCGGGTTTATGGGATTTTATTTCCCGTTGTTGGACTTGATCCGGTCGTTTGTTCTGAGCAAGGACGTTAGGTttcacttctgtctgtttgtttaaaaaactcCTGGCTGGAATTGCATGAAACTCAGTGTGAGGATGAAGCATGAGCCAAGGAAGAACCTATTAAAATTTGAGACGGATCCGAAATACGGTTTCACCTTTGTTAATAAAGCAGATCATGGTTTTTTGGAGTCAGTTTGAAGGTATTTTTCCTAATATCTTCCAAGAATAAACAACAGCATACTCTAATACTTCTCGATCCCCAGGGTTCTCTTCTCGGTTCTCTGTGGAATATCACTCTTGAGGTTTAAGGAATAGCAATAAAGAGATTGATTGAGAGGGATGTGTCACCTCGCTGCGGGCCTGCTGGATGAAGGCGCAGCAGTCCTGCAGGTGGAGCAGCACGTCGGCGTCGGGGTGATCCAGAATACTGACCGTCTTATAGATGAACAGGTCGGGGAACACGTTCTCCACGCCGAAGGCCACGTTCAGGATGTTAGACACctcaggaggaagaagagggagaagaggaagaagagggaggagttGACTTTTCTATCAATCTTCTTATTTTTGCGACTGCGAGACATTTGTTTTGGTGAAAACACTCTGATAGATTTCTCTTATCTCTGGGGTCTAAACTGTAGACGGATGCTTTGAACATTGAATCCTACCTTGTGTTTTCTGAGAGTGCCAAAGTCGTGTGCAGCATCTTGTGAAcctgtgcgcacacacacacacacacacacacacacacacacacacacacacacacacacacacacacacacacacacacacacacacacagttagttATTTGGTTTTTGTCAGGGTAGCCTTGCAGGACCCTGAACAGGAACTCCCTGCAGGTGCTCGGCCTCAGCTGCAGGTCAGAGGGTCACTCAGCTCCACCTGAGAGCCTGCAGGTCACCTGTCCACCCCCCTGCCCCCAGGTAGGAGATCCTGTTA
This genomic stretch from Eleginops maclovinus isolate JMC-PN-2008 ecotype Puerto Natales chromosome 7, JC_Emac_rtc_rv5, whole genome shotgun sequence harbors:
- the dusp19a gene encoding dual specificity protein phosphatase 19a, whose protein sequence is MQSLTAEIQSFSRSRLRKQCTRVTSLSGRRIIETWKGSTITVVEDPVPPERMLGYVPDTSWDLQVGIVKPYLLLGSQDAAHDFGTLRKHKVSNILNVAFGVENVFPDLFIYKTVSILDHPDADVLLHLQDCCAFIQQARSEKGVVLVHCNAGVSRAPAVVIGYLMSCDGQSFDAALSLVKSARPVSSPNPGFLEQLRGFKTPPVNGSKH